A single Nocardioides bizhenqiangii DNA region contains:
- a CDS encoding glycosyltransferase, which translates to MQRLVLPADQELDVQSLYVSGVTSISSGNDSMSRQSGGDYESPEPEQEDEDDSTSSEGSAGMSGFGRLTDGAGVAVDPQRRVTLGTYFNAFPASYWRRWTEFSSVRLTTRLRGHGSVIVYRSTAKGHVVRADSCRIDSDETQTVTFDLPLKPFIDGGWYWFDLEGGHGELVLEDANWGFETERVRSGRITIGITTFNRPDFCVAQLVNLATNAAVLDIIDEIVVVDQGSQKVVDDEGYESAAANLGGKLRIIEQPNLGGSGGFSRSMNEATSMGASDYVLLLDDDVVCELEGILRAVAFADLVKTPSLVGGQMFSLYDRSVMHAYGEAIAKYRWFWGPVAPSVHGHDFAKKSLRNTSWMHRRIDVDYNGWWMCLIPTQVIREIGLSLPMFIKWDDAEFGLRAGAAGYPTVTLPGVAVWHVPWTEKDDTLDWQAYFHERNRLVSGLLHSPYPHGGKLVRESLENHTKRLMSMQYGTGETILLALQDVLDGPDRMHHDILHRLSEVRALRDEYDDGKSEAELDAFPAPRRKKLEKRGKGIPVPSTTVGKAKMAAAGLIRQAMPTRELAGEHPEGIVPHVDQRWYRLAHFDSAIVSSADGVAASWYRRDPAQFRDQMARSLKMHAKLYREWDELAERWRSALPELTSPERWKLTFEGIDDE; encoded by the coding sequence GTGCAACGGCTGGTCCTGCCGGCTGACCAGGAGCTCGACGTCCAGTCGCTCTACGTCAGCGGAGTCACCAGCATCTCCTCCGGCAACGACTCGATGTCGCGCCAGTCCGGTGGTGACTACGAGAGCCCCGAGCCGGAGCAGGAGGACGAGGACGACTCCACCAGCTCCGAGGGCAGCGCCGGCATGTCCGGTTTCGGCCGGCTTACCGACGGCGCCGGCGTGGCGGTCGACCCGCAGCGGCGGGTGACCCTCGGCACCTACTTCAACGCCTTCCCGGCCAGCTACTGGCGACGGTGGACCGAGTTCTCCTCGGTCCGGCTGACCACCCGCCTCCGCGGCCACGGGTCCGTCATCGTCTACCGGTCGACGGCCAAGGGCCACGTCGTCCGCGCCGACTCCTGCCGGATCGACAGCGACGAGACCCAGACCGTCACCTTCGACCTGCCGCTCAAGCCGTTCATCGACGGCGGCTGGTACTGGTTCGACCTCGAGGGCGGCCACGGCGAGCTGGTCCTCGAGGACGCCAACTGGGGCTTCGAGACCGAGCGCGTGCGCAGCGGTCGGATCACCATCGGCATCACGACGTTCAACCGTCCCGACTTCTGCGTCGCGCAGCTGGTCAACCTCGCGACCAACGCCGCGGTGCTCGACATCATCGACGAGATCGTGGTGGTCGACCAGGGCAGCCAGAAGGTCGTCGACGACGAGGGCTACGAGTCGGCGGCGGCGAACCTCGGCGGCAAGCTGCGCATCATCGAGCAGCCCAACCTCGGCGGCTCGGGCGGCTTCTCGCGGTCGATGAACGAGGCGACCTCGATGGGCGCCTCGGACTACGTGCTGCTCCTCGACGACGACGTCGTCTGCGAGCTCGAGGGCATCCTCCGCGCGGTCGCGTTCGCCGACCTGGTGAAGACGCCGTCGCTCGTCGGCGGCCAGATGTTCAGCCTCTACGACCGCTCGGTGATGCACGCCTACGGTGAGGCGATCGCGAAGTATCGCTGGTTCTGGGGCCCGGTCGCGCCCAGCGTGCACGGCCACGACTTCGCCAAGAAGTCGCTGCGCAACACGTCCTGGATGCACCGTCGCATCGACGTCGACTACAACGGCTGGTGGATGTGCCTCATCCCCACCCAGGTGATCCGCGAGATCGGGTTGTCCCTGCCGATGTTCATCAAGTGGGACGACGCCGAGTTCGGCCTCCGCGCAGGCGCCGCGGGCTATCCGACGGTCACCCTCCCGGGTGTCGCCGTGTGGCACGTGCCGTGGACCGAGAAGGACGACACGCTCGACTGGCAGGCCTACTTCCACGAGCGCAACCGGCTCGTGTCGGGCCTGCTGCACTCGCCGTACCCCCACGGCGGCAAGCTGGTCCGCGAGAGTCTCGAGAACCACACCAAGCGGCTGATGTCGATGCAGTACGGCACCGGCGAGACCATCCTGCTGGCGCTCCAGGACGTTCTCGACGGCCCCGACCGGATGCACCACGACATCCTGCACCGGCTGTCCGAGGTCCGCGCCCTGCGCGACGAGTACGACGACGGCAAGTCCGAGGCCGAGCTCGATGCCTTCCCGGCTCCACGTCGGAAGAAGCTGGAGAAGCGCGGCAAGGGCATCCCGGTCCCGTCGACGACAGTCGGCAAGGCCAAGATGGCCGCGGCCGGTTTGATCCGCCAGGCGATGCCGACCCGGGAGCTGGCCGGCGAGCACCCCGAGGGGATCGTGCCGCACGTCGACCAGCGATGGTACCGGCTCGCGCACTTCGACTCGGCGATCGTCTCGTCCGCCGACGG
- a CDS encoding glycosyltransferase family 2 protein — protein MTRSPDVAVITMARDEGDLLPLWVSHYARHVGIDNLVVLDDNSVDGSTEGLGCTVHRVPELRGGPSFEPVRMRLMNGLAAGLLAVYDYVVFVDVDEFLVTDPTRYPRLPDLIEDRGRPEVLGVMGLNVVHVPSVEPEPLDLGRPLLEQRGFAKFTPLMCKPSVKRINAGWAVSSHGIKAPYSIDPELFMIHLKFADRSRLAEVAALRNAVSAADGRAQGASWGKSADHLVEIFDSVVADVDPAAAPEFDPATAGLDDMVIVVNDRHRTPQQGQVEALRTQPLVRIPERLRGAV, from the coding sequence ATGACCCGATCGCCCGACGTCGCGGTGATCACCATGGCGCGCGACGAGGGCGACCTGCTGCCGCTGTGGGTCTCCCACTACGCGCGCCACGTCGGCATCGACAACCTGGTGGTGCTCGACGACAACTCGGTGGACGGCTCGACCGAGGGGCTCGGCTGCACCGTGCACCGGGTGCCGGAGCTCAGGGGCGGGCCCTCCTTCGAGCCGGTGCGGATGCGGCTGATGAACGGCCTGGCCGCCGGGCTGCTCGCGGTCTACGACTACGTGGTCTTCGTCGACGTCGACGAGTTCCTGGTGACCGACCCGACCCGCTACCCGAGACTGCCGGACCTGATCGAGGACCGCGGCCGGCCGGAGGTGCTCGGGGTGATGGGGCTCAACGTCGTCCACGTCCCGAGCGTCGAGCCCGAGCCGCTCGACCTGGGCCGGCCACTCCTGGAGCAGCGCGGCTTCGCCAAGTTCACGCCGCTGATGTGCAAGCCGTCGGTCAAGCGGATCAACGCCGGTTGGGCGGTGTCCTCGCACGGGATCAAGGCGCCCTACTCGATCGACCCGGAGCTGTTCATGATCCACCTGAAGTTCGCCGATCGGTCGCGGCTGGCCGAGGTCGCTGCGCTCCGCAACGCCGTGAGCGCGGCCGACGGCCGCGCGCAGGGTGCCAGCTGGGGCAAGAGCGCCGACCACCTGGTCGAGATCTTCGACTCCGTGGTCGCGGACGTCGACCCGGCGGCCGCCCCGGAGTTCGACCCGGCGACCGCCGGTCTCGACGACATGGTGATCGTCGTCAACGACCGGCACCGCACGCCCCAGCAGGGCCAGGTCGAGGCGCTGCGGACGCAGCCGCTGGTGCGGATCCCGGAGCGGCTGAGAGGCGCCGTCTGA
- a CDS encoding adenylyltransferase/cytidyltransferase family protein, producing the protein MPRTVLTFGTFDVFHVGHLNVIERAAAMGDRLVVGVSSDALNERKKGRAPVFPEHERMAIVRALAVVDEVFLEESLEDKRDYLVANEADVLVMGDDWKGRFDEFNDVCEVVYLPRTPAISTTAVIERISAR; encoded by the coding sequence GTGCCCAGGACCGTGCTCACCTTCGGAACCTTCGACGTTTTCCACGTCGGACACCTCAACGTGATCGAGCGCGCTGCGGCCATGGGGGACCGGCTCGTGGTCGGTGTGTCGTCCGACGCGCTGAACGAACGGAAGAAGGGGCGGGCTCCGGTCTTTCCCGAGCACGAGCGGATGGCCATCGTGCGCGCGCTCGCCGTGGTCGACGAGGTCTTCCTCGAGGAGTCGCTCGAGGACAAGCGGGACTACCTGGTCGCCAACGAGGCGGACGTCCTCGTGATGGGCGATGACTGGAAGGGCCGGTTCGACGAGTTCAACGACGTCTGCGAGGTCGTCTACCTTCCCCGCACGCCCGCGATCTCCACGACCGCGGTCATCGAGCGGATCTCCGCCCGCTAG
- a CDS encoding DUF6752 domain-containing protein produces MSKRSDGPGPTAVEDRLRVIEERLTALEEALDASSSPPRAGRLGRPIRRGGGAIEQRLAEVESELQEGRRLNMRLAELTDIVQELLVPVAQQDQELLADRLKRYSASL; encoded by the coding sequence GTGAGCAAGCGATCTGACGGCCCCGGCCCGACGGCCGTCGAGGACCGGTTGCGCGTCATCGAAGAGCGGCTGACTGCCCTCGAGGAAGCGCTCGACGCGAGCTCGTCGCCGCCCCGCGCGGGCCGCCTCGGCCGGCCCATCCGGCGCGGTGGTGGAGCGATCGAGCAGCGCCTCGCCGAGGTGGAGAGCGAGCTGCAGGAAGGCAGGCGTCTCAACATGCGCCTCGCAGAGCTGACCGACATCGTCCAGGAGCTCCTCGTCCCGGTCGCGCAGCAGGACCAGGAGCTGCTTGCTGATCGTCTGAAGCGCTACTCGGCATCCCTGTGA